From the Methanobacterium sp. BAmetb5 genome, the window TGCAATGTTCATTCTGTGCTTCGGCAGCCCTGCATGGTAATAAACTGCGAATGAGATCTGCCCAGAATGTGGTGGATGAAATGGAACACCTCATCAATGACCATGACGCGGGCATGATCGCCTTCATGGATGACACCTTCACTCTGAAACCAAGCCGGGTGGCTGAAATCTGTGACGAGATAATAAAAAGGGATCTAGACACTTATTGGGGATGTACAGCGCGGGCAGACACCCTTTCGGATGAACTACTCCAGAAACTCAGTGATTCTGGTTGCATCACTCTATTTTTAGGAGTGGAATCTGCAGACCAGCAGCAACTGGACCGGGTTAACAAGCAGATAACCATTGACAAGATCCGCCAGGCCTTTAAACTCTCTCGGGAAAACGACATACGCACCATAGCCTCCGTGGTTTTGGGAATGCCGGGAGACACTAAGGACAGCATAGAACGAACTATCAAATTCGTCCGGGAACTGAACCCTTCCTACGCTCTTTTCTCCCTGGCCACACCCTACCCTGGAACCAGATTTTACCAGGAAGCAGTCCAAGACAATCTTATTAAGGTTAAGGACTGGTCCAAATACACCCTCCTTTCCCCAGTTCTGGAGACAGTAGACTGTTCCTTGGATGAGCTTAAAAAGATGCAAAAAAAGGCGTTCCGACAATTCTACCTTCGACCGGTTTATCTCATGAAACAGGTCCGAATGGATGGTCCCATACTTCTAAAGACGGTAGCTGCCATGATCAAAGAAGTTTAAAGTAGTAATAATACTTTAAACTAATTCTCATAACTGATGGGAATTCAGATCAGCTGTCACATTTATATAGAAGTTCAGTATATCATATCTTTGAATAACTTTATTTCAATTTTAATATTTTTACCCATTACACCATTTACAAATAAAATAATCCCTATATGGGGATTTAATCTTAAATAAAAGATTATTAACCAATATCTACCAATCACAACCACTATTATTTTCTCAACTTTTATTGGTTAAGCAGAAGGGTAGATGGAACTCTCTAGGGGGAATAATCACTGGCTGATTCACTTTATTTAAAGTGGATCTGGTATGTGTTGATTATTTCTATCCTTATAGATTTTCTATCCAAAGATATCCTCAGATAATACCCTTTAAAAAGATTTCAGTCAATTAATCAGTAGTGGATACTGATCAAACCTAAGAAAAACTAAAGATGATAAAAATGAAAGTGACATTCATAAACCCCCCTCAAACTAACTCTAAATACAAATTCATTGGAGTAGTAGCTCCCCCACTGGGAATATCATACATGGCCGCAGTTTTAGAAGAAAATGGTTACGATGTGAGCATCATTGATGCCTCGGCACTGGAGATGACCTGGGAAGATCTGGAAAATGCAGTGAAAGAAGCCTCCCCCCAAGTAGTGGCCATCACCGC encodes:
- a CDS encoding B12-binding domain-containing radical SAM protein, with product MKVLLINPPYFNSKYKFIGLVAPPLGIAYIAAVLEQNDIAVEIIDAAALEMSWETLEAEIRRVSPQLVAVTALTPTIGQALQTAELAKKTCPPATVVMGGYHPTFNYQEMLEKDYVDIVVMGEGEYTLLELVQTLEEGGDLKNVKGIAYQDVVTPPRPLIEDLDELPFPARHLLPMDHYKILNMKLHTATLISGRGCPMQCSFCASAALHGNKLRMRSAQNVVDEMEHLINDHDAGMIAFMDDTFTLKPSRVAEICDEIIKRDLDTYWGCTARADTLSDELLQKLSDSGCITLFLGVESADQQQLDRVNKQITIDKIRQAFKLSRENDIRTIASVVLGMPGDTKDSIERTIKFVRELNPSYALFSLATPYPGTRFYQEAVQDNLIKVKDWSKYTLLSPVLETVDCSLDELKKMQKKAFRQFYLRPVYLMKQVRMDGPILLKTVAAMIKEV